Genomic window (Arachis hypogaea cultivar Tifrunner unplaced genomic scaffold, arahy.Tifrunner.gnm2.J5K5 arahy.Tifrunner.gnm2.scaffold_42, whole genome shotgun sequence):
aaattaatttaaaaaatcattaaaaatctaaaaaaatataaaacaaacaaACGTCCAAAAcctataaaaaatctaaaattattaaaaataataattcaaaacttaaaaaggagaagaaaaagagcaTGAAAATTATTTCgaagaacaagaagataagaAATAGTGGTAAGAAGCAGCGAAAAACATTATAATAGAAttgattttctatattttttcgttactaaaatatcttcttcaaataatatttttcgtatatatattttttacaatcattataaaaaaataaataataaaatataaaaatataaaatatttttaaattcacacGTTTAAGTATGgaattgattttatttattttttaggtaattatttaaataaaaatgataaaaatattttttataaagatactttatttaaaaatataacttatttatttagctatattttaaataaagacaacacttttataaatattaaaatttaatctaaaaatatatcatctaaagattaaaaataaagaatttttacataaaaataattataaaatcttcgTCGTAGTATCACCTTTATCTTATACAATATTATCGTCATCATTAGAAAGCATCATGGACCTGTATAAATGTATGATCAAAGAAACCACATCATGCATATATCACACATCACTCAAAACAAGACCTCCAAATAAGGCCAAATCTTGATGGAATTCTTTGactttattcttatttttgtaGCCATTGCCTCATTCTTATTCATCCACACTTGGAGGTCTAATAGAAAAAATCCCATAATTAATTTGCGCTTCTTTGGTATGCTACCATCAGTTTTATGTAATCTTTCCAATATCCATGATCACGCAACAACCACTTTGAAGCAATGTGGAGGTACTTTTTTGTTCAAAGGTCCCTGGTTCACAAACCTCAACTATCTCATCACCAGTGATCCTATGAATGTGCACCACATTACTAGCAAGAACTTTGACAACTACATCAAAGGCTCTGAGTTCTATGAGATTTTTGAAATACTCGGAGATGGCATCTTTAACACTGATTCTCACAAATGGAAGCATAGCAGGAACATACTTCATTCATTGTTCAGACAAAACTCGTTTGAGAGTTTAGTTGTGAAAACCATTCATAAGAAGCTCCACAGTTGCTTAGTTCCACTTCTCAATAATACATCGGAACTAGGAACTGTTGTGGACTTGCAAGACATCTTTCAGAGAATCAGTTTTGACAACATCTGCTCCATAGTGTTGGGGTTTGATCCTAAATCCCTTCCTAACAAGCTCATCGAATTCCCGGAAGTTGCTTTCGAGAAAGCTTTCAACTTGGCGGAGGATGCAATATTCTACAGACACCTTGTCCCAAGGTTTTTATGGAAGCTTCAGAAATGGCTCCAAATTGGACGAGGGAAGACCTATACTGAATGTGAAAAGATAGTTGACCAATTCTTGCATCAGTGCATATCATCCACATTCCAAGAACAAAGCAAAGTCAAGTGCACCAAAGATGATGATGAACCAACATTTAACATGCTCAAAgctcttgtggaggaaagtggaATGGAACAAATAGATCGCAAGTTTCTAAGAGATAATGCATTGACTCTGCTAGTAGCTGGAAGGGATACAATTAGTTCAAGTCTCAGTTGGTTTTTCTGGCTAGTTTCAACCCACCCTGTTGTTGAAGCCAAGATCCTTGAAGAAATCAGAGCAAACTTTATAACCAAAGAAGAATATCGGCTCATCACTTCAAGGGTAGAAAATCTTAACAAGCTAGTTTACCTGCATGGAGCTATGTGTGAAGCATTGAGACTTTTTCCTCCAGTTCCTTTCGAGCACAAATCTGCAGTTAAATCTGATATACTCCCTAGTGGACATCGTGTTAATGCAAATAGTATGGTAATTTACTCTCTATATTCAATGGGAAGAATGGAACAAACATGGGGAGAAGATTGCTTGGAGTTCAAGCCAGAAAGGTGGGTTTCTGAAAAGGGAAGCATCATACACATACCATCTTACAAGTTCATAGCTTTCAATGCAGGACCAAGAAGTTGTTTGGGTAAAAATATAACCTTTATTCAGATGAAGATCATGGCCATTGCTTTGCTGTGCAATTTTCAGTTTGAGGTGGTGGAAGGGCATAATAATGTGTGTCCATGTGTTTCTGTTGTGCTTCACATGAAACATGGCTTGAAGGTCAAGGTTACTAAAAGAGGCATTATTAATTAGATTTAGGGGCATCTTCTATAATCTATATGATAGGATTCCATTATTGTACGAACATTATAGATCATATTGTCATGTGTATAAGATAAATAAGTGAAGTAAAAAGCATATCGTCAGCTAATGTATTTATTTTCATCATCTTCACAGAGTTTGTATTtgatattgatatatatatatatatgtcacgTCTCTGGGAACACATCTTTCCAAATCAAATactgaataaaaatttaatttccttttaattttttttgggtgaATTTTTTGTTAATTCAGTTTTAACCACAACATATTTTTGTGTTTCAATAACAATTTTACTGTCATTGACAAAGTTAAACCGAGAGTCAAGCGACCTCCAACTCTCCAAGTGTCAGGCACCTGTTGGTTCAGAGAGTTTAGCGATTGTAACCATTGAACCTTAACTGCCACTATAGACGGCACCATATATGCCATCTATTTGTGTTGGTGGAATATATAAACGAGAGATTTTAGCCTAGATTAAAATTGCCTTGGACATCatattttcatccaaaattttaaattaacgaGTTTATGGGtcttttatattatatatctTTTACTTAATCCATTTTCAACTGTTGTAAGACTTCATTTCTTATTctttatattttaacattttgTTATGGTAAAATTTTCTATATTTGGATATATATAACAGTTTAGAATATGTAATTTTGTTTATAGAATATTTAATCTATTTCATTTAATAACATTGAATCTAAATCAAGCACCATATATATAACTTATTGTTTCACATCATTTTAAAAAAAGCGTGGAAATAAGATCAAGCAAGACATATGTCATACTTTAAAGGGTCATTATAAATTCCCACTAGAAGCtattttttagaaagaaaaaaagtttaagcacaagcaattttaatttatattcgttaatatttttagttatcattctaatatttttagattaataATTTAGGTCACCAAGTCATTACTCCCATTTTTATGAGAGAATAAtattaaccaaaataaaaatatttacaaattgaaccccactattttaattttgaaaaaaactaataattaaaattttgtctttttaatttttcttttacaaaTTTTTTCAATCCTTTAATCACAATTTCAGAGATGAGACAGTTATCTCTGCTAGAATTTTTTCACTAATATTCATGTTCTTGTTCCATTTCTATAGTTACTACTATCGTTGTTGCTGCCTGCACTTAGCACTGTCGCTACAACACCACACTTTTTGCACTACAAAAAATACCATTAAAATCAATGGCCAAATCGACGGCTTTGCcatcaataatattaaaaatcaatGGTAAAATCGACGATTTTAGCTGTCACTTTAAAATATGTcgatttttcaaaaaactaataaaatcaaCGGCTTTTCATGCTGTCGATAAACTTTCAATAAAATCGACAGTTACCGTGTCGATAATATATGTAAATTCTATTAAATTAGTAAGAAAATTAGAAATgtcaatattatattaaattaggatagagctaattaaaacgagaattttaac
Coding sequences:
- the LOC114927118 gene encoding alkane hydroxylase MAH1-like, which encodes MEFFDFILIFVAIASFLFIHTWRSNRKNPIINLRFFGMLPSVLCNLSNIHDHATTTLKQCGGTFLFKGPWFTNLNYLITSDPMNVHHITSKNFDNYIKGSEFYEIFEILGDGIFNTDSHKWKHSRNILHSLFRQNSFESLVVKTIHKKLHSCLVPLLNNTSELGTVVDLQDIFQRISFDNICSIVLGFDPKSLPNKLIEFPEVAFEKAFNLAEDAIFYRHLVPRFLWKLQKWLQIGRGKTYTECEKIVDQFLHQCISSTFQEQSKVKCTKDDDEPTFNMLKALVEESGMEQIDRKFLRDNALTLLVAGRDTISSSLSWFFWLVSTHPVVEAKILEEIRANFITKEEYRLITSRVENLNKLVYLHGAMCEALRLFPPVPFEHKSAVKSDILPSGHRVNANSMVIYSLYSMGRMEQTWGEDCLEFKPERWVSEKGSIIHIPSYKFIAFNAGPRSCLGKNITFIQMKIMAIALLCNFQFEVVEGHNNVCPCVSVVLHMKHGLKVKVTKRGIIN